Proteins encoded together in one Thamnophis elegans isolate rThaEle1 chromosome 10, rThaEle1.pri, whole genome shotgun sequence window:
- the NDUFB5 gene encoding NADH dehydrogenase [ubiquinone] 1 beta subcomplex subunit 5, mitochondrial, with amino-acid sequence MAAMSLLLQTAARAGLRQPLTLSAVLGRNALLRPSASRSGVIVSLRYSSDGKKMFFIRATRFYDHRFVRLMNWYFLLTGIPVLLVVAYANIFIGQAELAEIPEGYIPEHWEYHKHPISRWISRYFYNPPEKEYEKEMARLHIEMEKKKLRKLEADASHLMYERGDGPWHQEDAPGTSLIDYAPKANPDF; translated from the exons ATGGCGGCCATGAGTCTCCTTCTGCAAACGGCGGCCCGGGCCGGGCTCCGGCAGCCGCTGACCTTGTCCGCGGTGCTCGGGCGGAATGCCCTGCTACGCCCGAGTGCCAGTCGTTCCGGAGTGATCG TTTCACTGCGCTATTCCAGCGATGGAAAAAAGATGTTTTTCATCAGAGCAACACGGTTTTATGATCACCGGTTTGTGAGATTAATG aattggtACTTTCTGTTAACTGGAATCCCAGTGCTTCTTGTTGTAGCCTATGCTAATATCTTTATAG GTCAAGCTGAATTGGCTGAGATCCCAGAAGGTTATATTCCAGAACATTGGGAGTATCATAAA CATCCTATAAGTCGGTGGATTTCACGCTACTTCTACAATCCTCCTGAAAAGGAATATGAAAAGGAAATGGCTAGGTTACATAttgaaatggagaaaaagaaattaag GAAATTGGAAGCAGATGCAAGTCATCTAATGTACGAAAGGGGGGATGGACCATGGCATCAAGAGGACGCCCCAGGCACATCTCTGATTGATTATGCTCCTAAAGCGAACCCTGATTTCTGA